A window from Sinorhizobium fredii encodes these proteins:
- a CDS encoding YeaH/YhbH family protein: MPNFIDRRLNPKDKSLGNRQRFLKRAREELKRAIKEQVKSGKIADVDADHNVSMPARGVSEPTFQPAGDTGERKYVLPGNREFAAGDRLPKRASGGGATGAGAGTGRSEDEFQFVLSREEVLDLFFEDLELPDMVKLNLKESVAFKRRRAGFAATGSPTNINVGRTMRNSFGRRIALHRPGRKEMEAIAAEIARLEAEPKASTKDQQRLGELREALEKLERRRRRIPYVDPVDIRFNRFEPQPLPNASAVMFCLMDVSASMGEREKDLAKRFFVLLHLFLKRRYDRIDIVFIRHTDEAGEVDENTFFYSKQSGGTIVSTALEEMLRVIRERYPAREWNIYAAQASDGENISGDSERCASLLHDELMRLCQYYAYVEIIDERETEIFGTTDNGTSLWRAYRTVDGEWPNFQMTRIAKPADIYPVFRKLFGKQPAVQAR, translated from the coding sequence ATGCCGAACTTTATCGACCGCCGCCTTAACCCGAAGGACAAGAGTCTCGGTAACAGGCAGCGCTTCCTGAAGCGCGCGCGCGAGGAACTGAAGCGGGCCATCAAGGAACAGGTCAAGTCGGGCAAGATCGCCGACGTCGATGCTGACCACAACGTTTCGATGCCCGCCCGCGGCGTCAGCGAGCCGACCTTCCAGCCGGCCGGCGATACCGGCGAAAGGAAATATGTCCTGCCCGGCAATCGAGAGTTCGCGGCGGGCGATCGTCTGCCGAAGCGGGCTTCCGGCGGCGGTGCCACCGGCGCCGGCGCCGGAACCGGGCGGAGCGAGGACGAATTTCAATTCGTCCTGTCGCGCGAGGAGGTGCTCGATCTCTTCTTCGAGGACCTGGAACTTCCCGACATGGTGAAGCTCAACCTCAAGGAGTCCGTCGCCTTCAAGCGCCGCCGGGCGGGTTTTGCCGCGACCGGTTCCCCCACGAATATCAACGTCGGCCGTACGATGCGCAACAGCTTCGGCCGCCGCATCGCCCTGCACCGGCCGGGGCGAAAGGAAATGGAGGCGATCGCGGCGGAGATCGCCAGGTTGGAGGCGGAGCCGAAGGCAAGTACGAAAGACCAGCAGCGCCTCGGGGAACTGCGTGAGGCGCTGGAAAAGCTGGAGCGCCGGCGCCGGCGCATTCCCTATGTCGATCCGGTCGACATCCGCTTCAACCGCTTCGAGCCGCAGCCGCTGCCGAATGCCAGCGCCGTGATGTTCTGCCTTATGGATGTTTCCGCTTCCATGGGCGAACGCGAGAAGGACCTTGCGAAGCGCTTCTTCGTGCTGCTGCACCTTTTCCTGAAGCGGCGCTACGACAGGATCGACATCGTCTTCATTCGCCACACGGACGAGGCGGGCGAGGTGGATGAGAACACCTTCTTCTACAGCAAGCAGAGCGGCGGCACGATTGTCTCGACGGCGCTCGAGGAGATGCTCCGGGTGATTCGAGAGCGCTATCCGGCCCGCGAATGGAACATCTATGCCGCGCAGGCTTCGGACGGCGAGAACATCTCGGGCGACTCGGAGCGGTGCGCGTCGCTGCTGCACGATGAATTAATGCGGCTCTGCCAGTATTACGCCTATGTCGAGATCATCGACGAGCGCGAGACGGAGATTTTCGGCACCACCGACAACGGCACCTCGCTCTGGCGCGCCTATCGCACGGTCGATGGCGAATGGCCGAATTTCCAGATGACCCGCATCGCCAAGCCAGCGGACATTTATCCCGTCTTCCGGAAACTCTTCGGCAAACAGCCGGCTGTGCAAGCGCGTTAG
- a CDS encoding SpoVR family protein, producing MPKKGAASNLLFQGSDWNFETLSRTYDAIETVALDDLGLDVYPNQLEIISSEQMLDAYSSVGMPLMYQHWSFGKRFVFEDHLYRRGRRGLAYELVINSNPCITYLMEENTMAMQALVTAHAAFGHNHFFKNNYLFRQWTDASAILSYMEFAKKYITKCEERYGTTAVEAILDSAHALMDQGVFRYRRPPRLSSEKERERMRERLEYEEQTYSDLWRTLPTTSESSDPDAVERDVSERKKALNLPDENLLYFLEKTSLILEPWQREILRIVRVIAQYFYPQRQTKVMNEGCATFVHYTIMNTLFDQGRITEGAMLEILQSHTNVVFQPSFDDPRFPGINPYALGFAMMQDIERICVDPTSEDRDWFPDIAGSGNWRETLLDAWANHRDESFILQYLSPALIRKFRLFLLSDEADEKYCEVASIHNERGYEAIRAALARSYDIGANQPDIQVMDVDLLGDRHLRLQHNVKNGILLEESSRDATLRHVRHLWGYEVSLAGVEAETGETLYECSTADIEED from the coding sequence ATGCCAAAAAAGGGTGCGGCTTCAAACCTGCTGTTTCAGGGCTCCGACTGGAATTTCGAGACGCTTTCGCGCACCTACGATGCGATCGAGACCGTCGCGCTCGATGATCTTGGGCTCGACGTTTATCCGAACCAACTCGAGATCATCTCTTCCGAACAGATGCTCGACGCCTATTCTTCCGTCGGCATGCCGCTGATGTACCAGCACTGGTCCTTCGGAAAGCGCTTCGTCTTCGAGGACCACCTTTATCGCAGGGGCAGGCGCGGCCTTGCCTATGAGCTGGTGATCAACTCCAATCCCTGCATCACCTACCTGATGGAAGAAAACACCATGGCCATGCAGGCCCTGGTGACGGCGCACGCGGCCTTTGGCCACAACCATTTCTTCAAGAACAATTACCTGTTCCGGCAATGGACCGATGCCAGCGCCATACTGAGCTACATGGAGTTCGCCAAGAAATACATCACCAAATGCGAGGAGCGCTACGGAACCACCGCCGTGGAGGCCATCCTCGACTCCGCCCATGCGCTCATGGATCAGGGCGTCTTCCGCTACCGCCGGCCGCCGAGGCTGTCTTCCGAAAAGGAGCGGGAGCGGATGCGCGAAAGGCTGGAATACGAGGAGCAGACCTATAGCGACCTGTGGCGGACGCTGCCGACGACAAGCGAGAGCAGTGATCCGGACGCCGTCGAGCGGGACGTTTCGGAGCGCAAGAAGGCGCTCAACCTGCCGGATGAGAATTTGCTCTACTTTCTCGAGAAGACCAGCCTGATTCTCGAACCGTGGCAGCGCGAAATCCTGCGGATCGTCCGCGTCATCGCCCAGTATTTCTATCCGCAGCGGCAGACCAAGGTGATGAACGAGGGATGCGCGACCTTTGTTCACTACACGATCATGAACACTCTCTTCGACCAGGGGAGAATAACCGAAGGCGCGATGCTGGAGATCCTCCAGAGCCACACCAATGTCGTCTTCCAGCCCTCCTTCGACGATCCGCGCTTTCCCGGGATCAACCCCTATGCGCTCGGCTTCGCCATGATGCAGGACATCGAGCGGATCTGCGTCGATCCGACGTCCGAAGACCGCGACTGGTTTCCCGACATCGCAGGCAGCGGCAACTGGCGCGAGACGCTGCTGGATGCCTGGGCAAACCACCGCGACGAGTCCTTCATCCTGCAATATCTGAGCCCGGCGCTGATCCGCAAATTCAGGCTGTTCCTGCTGTCGGACGAGGCGGACGAGAAGTATTGCGAGGTCGCCTCGATCCACAACGAGCGCGGTTACGAGGCAATCCGGGCGGCGCTTGCGCGAAGCTACGACATTGGCGCCAACCAGCCGGACATTCAGGTCATGGACGTCGACCTTCTGGGTGATCGCCACCTCCGGCTGCAGCACAATGTCAAGAACGGCATCCTTCTCGAGGAGTCCAGCCGCGATGCGACCCTGCGGCATGTTCGCCATCTGTGGGGTTATGAGGTCAGCCTCGCCGGCGTCGAGGCCGAAACCGGCGAGACGCTCTACGAGTGCTCGACAGCGGATATAGAGGAAGATTAG
- a CDS encoding peptide deformylase, translating to MALRPIIRFPHPTLGISAEIVTRFDDDLHALVDDLTETMRAAPGIGITAPHIGVLTRVTVIELDRQTGPRCFVNPEIVWHSEATARHSEGSVSMPGISEDVERPMSVRVRYQTMAGETREEEASGLMAVCLQHEIDQLDGIFWLRRLSRLKRDRAVKRFEKLR from the coding sequence ATGGCACTTCGACCTATCATCCGGTTTCCACATCCGACGCTCGGGATCAGCGCCGAAATCGTCACCCGTTTCGACGATGACCTTCACGCCCTCGTCGACGATCTCACCGAGACGATGCGCGCGGCTCCCGGAATCGGCATCACCGCCCCGCATATCGGCGTCCTCACACGGGTGACGGTGATTGAGCTGGACCGCCAGACGGGTCCGCGTTGCTTCGTCAATCCTGAGATCGTCTGGCACTCGGAAGCCACGGCGCGCCACAGCGAGGGCAGCGTCTCGATGCCCGGCATTTCCGAGGACGTGGAGCGGCCGATGAGCGTTCGCGTCCGTTACCAGACGATGGCGGGCGAGACGCGCGAGGAGGAGGCCAGCGGCCTGATGGCCGTCTGCCTGCAGCACGAGATCGACCAGCTCGACGGCATCTTCTGGCTCCGTCGGCTGTCGAGGCTGAAGCGGGATCGCGCGGTGAAGCGGTTCGAGAAACTGCGCTGA
- the mgtE gene encoding magnesium transporter encodes MSDTGDDDRGSEELAAFEGSDIYADDGSVRSDFLMHVGAAIADRDTIYLRKHVAGLHASELGDLLEAIQAEQRLALVSLLGKEFDLAALTEVDEAIRLDIVEHLPNEQIAEAIGEMDSDDAVYILEDLDQEDQEEILAKLPFTERVRLRRSLDYPESTAGRRMQTEFVAVPPFWTVGQTIDYMREDDDLPESFTQIFVIDPTFKLLGTVDLDRVLRTKRSVKIDAIMRDTSHSVPAEMDQEEAAQLFEQYDLLSAAVVDDNGRLVGVLTIDDVVDVIQEEAEEDLLRLSGVGDEELSDSVAEASRSRVPWLFVNSMTACISASVIGLFDATIQQIVALAILMPIVAGMGGNAGSQTMTVTVRALATRGLDIHNAPRIIRREAGVGLLNGMIFGSFIGLVAGFWFQDVHIGGIIATAMLINMMAAALAGILIPLLLDKSGADPAVSSAVFVTAVTDITGFFSFLGIATWWFHVT; translated from the coding sequence ATGAGCGATACAGGCGACGACGACCGCGGTTCCGAAGAACTCGCTGCCTTTGAGGGTTCGGACATCTATGCCGACGACGGTTCGGTCCGTTCGGATTTCCTGATGCATGTCGGTGCCGCGATCGCTGATCGCGACACGATCTATCTCCGCAAGCACGTCGCCGGCCTCCACGCGTCGGAATTGGGCGATCTGCTCGAGGCGATCCAGGCGGAACAGCGCCTGGCGCTTGTTTCCTTGCTCGGAAAGGAGTTCGACCTTGCCGCGCTGACCGAGGTCGACGAGGCGATCCGCCTCGATATCGTCGAGCACCTGCCGAACGAGCAGATCGCCGAAGCGATCGGCGAGATGGATTCCGACGACGCGGTCTACATCCTCGAGGATCTCGATCAGGAGGATCAGGAGGAGATCCTTGCCAAGCTGCCCTTCACCGAGCGCGTCCGTTTGCGGCGTTCGCTCGACTATCCGGAAAGCACCGCCGGCCGCCGCATGCAGACCGAATTCGTGGCCGTGCCGCCCTTTTGGACGGTTGGCCAGACGATCGACTACATGCGCGAAGACGACGATCTGCCCGAGAGTTTCACGCAGATCTTCGTGATCGACCCGACCTTCAAGCTGCTCGGCACCGTCGATCTGGACCGGGTGTTGCGCACCAAGCGATCGGTGAAGATCGATGCCATCATGCGCGACACCAGTCACTCGGTCCCGGCGGAAATGGACCAGGAGGAGGCGGCCCAGCTTTTCGAGCAGTACGACCTCCTGTCGGCGGCCGTCGTCGACGACAACGGACGGCTGGTCGGGGTGCTGACGATCGACGACGTCGTCGACGTCATCCAGGAGGAAGCCGAGGAGGACCTGCTGCGCCTTTCCGGCGTCGGCGACGAGGAACTGTCGGACTCCGTCGCGGAGGCGTCGCGTTCGCGCGTCCCCTGGCTGTTCGTCAATTCCATGACCGCCTGCATCTCCGCCTCGGTGATCGGCCTCTTCGATGCCACGATCCAGCAGATCGTCGCACTTGCGATCCTCATGCCGATCGTCGCCGGCATGGGTGGCAATGCCGGCTCGCAGACGATGACGGTCACAGTGCGCGCGCTCGCCACGCGCGGCCTCGACATCCACAACGCGCCCAGGATCATCCGCCGCGAGGCGGGCGTCGGCCTGTTGAATGGCATGATCTTCGGCAGCTTCATCGGCCTTGTCGCGGGATTCTGGTTTCAGGACGTCCATATCGGCGGCATCATTGCAACGGCCATGTTGATCAACATGATGGCCGCGGCGCTGGCCGGAATCCTGATCCCGCTGCTCCTCGACAAATCCGGTGCCGACCCGGCGGTCTCCTCCGCCGTCTTCGTCACGGCCGTCACGGACATCACCGGCTTCTTCAGCTTCCTCGGGATCGCCACCTGGTGGTTCCACGTCACGTGA
- a CDS encoding MerR family transcriptional regulator, with protein sequence MAGVNKYYSITELTREFGISTRTLRFYEDEGLIHPERRGRTRLFRPADRHLIKEILRGRRIGFTIAEIREIIQIYKDPPGEMGQLQLLMKRVEEKREELRQKRKDIDDTLAELDNVEESCLTRLAEIGVGT encoded by the coding sequence ATGGCGGGCGTGAACAAGTACTATAGCATTACGGAATTGACGCGGGAATTCGGTATCTCCACCCGGACGCTGCGTTTCTACGAGGATGAGGGCCTCATCCATCCGGAACGCCGCGGACGCACGCGCCTGTTTCGCCCAGCCGATCGGCATCTGATCAAGGAAATTCTGCGCGGCCGGCGCATCGGCTTCACGATCGCCGAGATCCGCGAGATCATTCAGATCTACAAGGATCCGCCCGGCGAGATGGGCCAATTGCAGCTCCTGATGAAGCGCGTCGAGGAGAAGCGCGAGGAGCTACGGCAGAAGCGCAAGGATATCGACGATACGCTTGCCGAACTCGACAATGTGGAGGAATCCTGCCTGACGCGTCTCGCCGAAATCGGGGTCGGGACGTAG
- a CDS encoding methyltransferase family protein, which produces MNAYRAKPLSFPWPPLIYGAAALAAVAVGRVFPIPVAHGHGWLPWLAGCALILLAALLDLWAVKALLERRTAVLPHRCATCLVTGGPFRFTRNPIYLGYTFAMVGLGLITLNPWFFVLGIVAVALTTLVAVRNEERHLLSRFGFEFERYCRHTTRWI; this is translated from the coding sequence ATGAACGCCTATCGTGCCAAGCCGCTGAGTTTTCCATGGCCACCGCTAATTTACGGCGCGGCAGCCCTGGCCGCGGTGGCGGTCGGCCGTGTTTTCCCCATTCCGGTCGCCCACGGGCATGGCTGGCTTCCTTGGCTGGCGGGCTGCGCCCTGATCCTGCTTGCGGCCTTGCTCGATCTCTGGGCCGTCAAGGCCCTCCTCGAACGCCGCACTGCCGTGCTTCCCCACCGCTGTGCAACCTGCCTCGTCACCGGCGGACCTTTCCGCTTCACCCGCAATCCGATCTATCTCGGCTATACCTTTGCGATGGTCGGCCTCGGCCTGATCACCCTCAATCCCTGGTTCTTCGTGCTGGGAATCGTGGCCGTCGCCCTGACGACGCTGGTCGCCGTACGCAACGAGGAGCGGCACCTGCTCTCGCGTTTCGGCTTCGAATTCGAACGCTATTGCCGCCACACGACACGGTGGATCTGA
- a CDS encoding heparan-alpha-glucosaminide N-acetyltransferase, with protein MPETSATTIDETPAEQPEVMRRGRIDLLDALRGLALVAMAIYHFTWDLEFFGYVAAGTAGTGGWRLFARLIASSFLFLAGYSLVLGHSPKFRARPFLKRFAKIAGAAALISIATFFAIPQSFIFFGILHAIAAASLVGILFLRLPAPASFLAAAAAFAAPLYLRSAFFDAPALWWVGLSETIPRSNDYVPLLPWLAPFLIGLGTAKLFHAMLIARWRTAKSDKGNGKLWIKPLAIAGRHSLAIYLIHQPLLIGLVYAYSLVAPAPVPDPAQAYRLSCEQACSRDGSGISCSVFCGCTLDQLKEQNLFEDLNQGKIDLRTDERIARIASQCTMEAQSGD; from the coding sequence ATGCCTGAGACTTCTGCGACGACCATCGACGAAACACCCGCCGAACAGCCGGAGGTGATGCGGAGGGGCCGAATTGATCTCCTCGATGCGCTGCGCGGGCTGGCGCTCGTCGCCATGGCGATCTACCACTTCACTTGGGATCTGGAATTCTTCGGCTATGTGGCGGCGGGCACGGCGGGCACGGGCGGCTGGAGGCTGTTTGCCAGGCTGATCGCCAGCAGCTTCCTGTTTCTCGCCGGCTACAGCCTGGTGCTCGGCCACAGTCCGAAATTCCGCGCGCGCCCGTTTCTTAAGCGTTTCGCCAAAATCGCCGGGGCGGCGGCGCTGATCAGCATTGCCACCTTTTTCGCCATTCCCCAGTCCTTCATCTTTTTCGGCATTCTCCATGCGATCGCGGCGGCAAGCCTCGTAGGCATTCTCTTCCTGCGGCTCCCGGCGCCGGCCTCGTTCCTCGCCGCCGCTGCCGCCTTCGCCGCGCCGCTCTATCTGCGCTCGGCCTTCTTCGACGCGCCGGCGCTCTGGTGGGTCGGGCTGTCCGAAACGATCCCGCGCTCCAATGATTACGTTCCGCTTCTGCCGTGGCTGGCCCCCTTTCTCATCGGGCTCGGCACGGCGAAGCTGTTCCACGCAATGCTCATCGCCCGATGGCGGACCGCGAAAAGCGACAAGGGCAACGGCAAGCTGTGGATCAAGCCGCTCGCCATTGCCGGGCGCCACAGTCTGGCCATATACCTCATCCACCAGCCGCTGCTCATCGGGCTCGTCTACGCCTATTCTCTCGTCGCCCCTGCCCCCGTCCCGGATCCGGCACAGGCCTATCGGCTGAGCTGCGAGCAGGCCTGCAGCCGTGACGGATCGGGCATCTCGTGCAGCGTCTTTTGCGGCTGCACGCTCGACCAATTGAAAGAGCAGAACCTGTTCGAGGATCTAAACCAGGGGAAGATCGACTTGCGAACGGATGAACGCATTGCGCGAATCGCATCTCAATGCACAATGGAAGCGCAGTCGGGGGACTAG
- a CDS encoding DUF599 domain-containing protein, translated as MTIEDYIALSIFILLWGSFNWATDGRRNFKRVSLTRLMNENRARWIRNSLNRDLKMIDTQIIAGLQAGTAFFASTTIFALGGCFALLGATEQVQMIFNDLPQIFRGGRAGFELKVGGLTCLFGYSFFKFGWSYRLFNYCSILMGGIPMTADMSRDRRIAEQAAERAIRMNILAGKHFNAGLRAIFLSIGYLGWFISPYVFIVLTCLVIFVLTRRQFFSEARDALLADTQ; from the coding sequence ATGACAATCGAAGATTACATCGCGCTTTCAATCTTCATCCTGCTATGGGGCAGTTTCAATTGGGCGACCGATGGAAGACGCAATTTCAAGCGCGTCAGCCTGACCCGCCTGATGAACGAGAACAGGGCGCGGTGGATCCGCAATTCTCTCAATCGCGACCTGAAGATGATCGACACGCAGATCATCGCAGGCCTGCAGGCCGGTACCGCCTTCTTTGCCTCGACGACCATTTTCGCGCTCGGCGGCTGCTTTGCGCTGCTCGGGGCGACCGAGCAGGTGCAGATGATCTTCAACGACCTGCCGCAGATTTTTCGCGGCGGCCGGGCCGGGTTCGAACTGAAGGTCGGCGGCCTGACGTGCCTCTTCGGTTACTCCTTCTTCAAGTTCGGCTGGTCCTACCGGCTGTTCAACTACTGCTCCATCCTGATGGGCGGTATCCCGATGACGGCCGATATGTCGCGCGACCGTCGAATAGCAGAACAGGCGGCCGAGCGCGCCATAAGAATGAACATCCTCGCCGGCAAGCATTTCAATGCCGGGTTGAGGGCGATCTTCCTATCGATCGGCTATCTCGGCTGGTTCATCAGTCCCTATGTCTTCATCGTACTGACGTGCCTCGTGATTTTCGTGCTGACGCGCAGGCAGTTCTTCTCCGAAGCACGCGATGCCTTGCTCGCCGACACGCAATAG
- a CDS encoding L-serine ammonia-lyase has protein sequence MFLSVFDVFKIGIGPSSSHTMGPMSAANRFLDLILSDEWPRPSHAAVAAIKVSLHGSLAHTGIGHGTGRAVILGLMGERPDLVDPDRMDAIIDEVDRTGRITPPGHPAYLFQPKTDLVFDKKVPLPGHANGMAFTAFDRDGRLLLKRIYYSIGGGFVVTDTELEAMRATKNKPTGTKIPYPFATAQQMLDMAARSGLTIAQMKRANEECSMSRDELDAGLDRVWSAMSACIDRGLSQEGIMPGGLKVRRRARAIHDKLQEEWRSNKTNPLLANDWLSVYAMAVNEENAAGGRVVTSPTNGAAGVVPATIRYYLHFHEDADQAGIRDYLLTAAAVGGIIKHNASISGAEVGCQGEVGSASAMAAAGLAAVMGGTPEQVENAAEIALEHHLGMTCDPVAGLVQVPCIERNALGAVKAVTAASLALKGDGKHFVPLDACIETMRQTGVDMNDKYKETSTGGLAVNVVEC, from the coding sequence ATGTTTCTTTCCGTCTTCGACGTTTTCAAGATCGGTATCGGTCCCTCGAGTTCGCATACGATGGGACCCATGTCGGCCGCGAACCGCTTCCTCGATCTTATCCTGTCGGACGAATGGCCGCGGCCGTCGCATGCTGCCGTCGCCGCCATCAAGGTCAGCCTGCATGGTTCGCTAGCCCATACGGGCATCGGGCACGGGACGGGGAGGGCGGTGATCTTGGGGCTGATGGGCGAGCGGCCCGATCTGGTCGACCCCGACCGGATGGATGCCATTATCGACGAGGTGGATCGGACGGGCCGCATCACTCCGCCCGGCCATCCTGCCTATCTGTTTCAGCCGAAGACCGACTTGGTTTTCGATAAGAAAGTGCCGCTGCCGGGCCACGCCAACGGCATGGCATTCACCGCCTTCGACCGTGACGGCCGGCTGCTGCTGAAGCGGATCTATTATTCGATCGGCGGCGGTTTCGTGGTCACCGACACGGAGCTCGAAGCGATGCGGGCGACCAAGAACAAGCCAACCGGCACCAAAATCCCCTATCCCTTCGCGACTGCCCAGCAGATGCTCGATATGGCGGCGCGCTCCGGACTGACGATTGCCCAGATGAAACGGGCGAACGAGGAATGTTCGATGTCGCGGGACGAACTCGATGCCGGCCTCGACCGCGTCTGGTCGGCGATGAGCGCCTGCATCGATCGCGGCCTCAGCCAGGAAGGGATCATGCCGGGTGGCCTGAAGGTCCGCCGGCGGGCCCGGGCAATTCACGACAAGTTGCAGGAGGAATGGCGCTCCAACAAGACCAACCCGCTGCTCGCCAATGATTGGCTGAGCGTCTATGCGATGGCCGTCAACGAGGAGAATGCCGCCGGCGGTCGGGTGGTCACCTCGCCGACGAATGGTGCGGCCGGCGTCGTGCCGGCGACCATCCGCTATTACCTGCATTTCCATGAGGATGCGGACCAGGCGGGCATTCGCGACTACCTGCTCACGGCGGCCGCGGTCGGCGGCATCATCAAGCACAACGCCTCGATCTCCGGTGCCGAGGTCGGCTGTCAGGGCGAGGTCGGGTCGGCTTCTGCCATGGCGGCGGCGGGACTGGCGGCCGTGATGGGCGGCACGCCGGAGCAGGTCGAGAATGCGGCCGAGATTGCCCTGGAGCACCATCTCGGCATGACCTGCGACCCGGTTGCCGGCCTCGTTCAAGTGCCGTGTATCGAGCGCAATGCGCTCGGCGCGGTGAAGGCGGTGACCGCCGCGTCGCTGGCGCTCAAGGGCGACGGCAAGCATTTCGTGCCGCTCGACGCCTGCATAGAGACGATGCGGCAGACCGGCGTCGATATGAACGACAAGTACAAGGAAACCTCAACCGGCGGTCTTGCGGTAAACGTCGTCGAGTGCTGA
- a CDS encoding DUF1489 family protein, which translates to MALHLIKLCVGAESVEDLREWVARKALAAVAAGQEPHSFHTTRMVPKRTEDLLAGGSLYWVIKGYVQARQPLIGIETFTDGEGVGRCNLLLGAQVIETELQPRRAFQGWRYLEQKEAPRDLASLSSDGGEMPLELRRELAELGLL; encoded by the coding sequence ATGGCTTTGCATCTCATAAAGCTCTGCGTCGGCGCAGAATCCGTCGAAGACTTGCGCGAGTGGGTCGCCCGCAAGGCTCTCGCGGCCGTCGCCGCGGGGCAGGAGCCGCACTCCTTCCATACGACCCGGATGGTGCCGAAGCGCACAGAGGACCTTCTCGCCGGAGGTTCGCTCTACTGGGTGATCAAGGGATATGTACAGGCACGCCAGCCGCTGATCGGCATCGAGACCTTCACCGACGGCGAGGGCGTTGGCCGCTGCAATCTTCTCCTCGGGGCGCAAGTGATCGAAACCGAGCTTCAGCCGCGCCGCGCTTTCCAAGGCTGGCGTTATCTGGAGCAGAAGGAGGCCCCGCGCGATCTGGCGTCGCTTTCCTCGGACGGCGGCGAAATGCCGCTCGAATTGCGCCGTGAACTGGCGGAACTCGGCCTCTTGTAA